A single region of the Acidobacteriota bacterium genome encodes:
- a CDS encoding HAMP domain-containing sensor histidine kinase, which produces MRSKGAGGGGLESRLRRRAGGGLAIVAVAAAVTLALVVTAWQRQVQQIREEVGRYARSEGLAVARTLLYDLAADPSVLKVHLLESRLLELRVPQGAAPNPDLVDLVRAHPSLPDTRVWEMASEAGIPAALPDVEAARAQCYREEVEATQRSLREDLSARISFSEHLRGVRLSSAGGIIEVEAGERWAWGSASPEQEPVVDLPGDRVLVSLPLYVHAKRWGRAELLMDQRRLASLAAETAATFRWSLAALIVLLGVFVCFLVAGWSLLIRALRLDVVRPVADLAARMEGWAGTEGEGEASRHFDEPAQLAEVFERMTLRIRDQQEQLLRVQRLALLERLGAALSHEINNALNPAVLRLDALSLEARPPSREDAEVLRGYLRAAQRVLRDFASATRGAPGPDRPVEPREWLAAAISLVKPAAERKGVALEAQGAESGPVVLGDAQSLVQVTVNLLFNALDAVRADGGRIWARFEMSTGGEPMLVVEDDGPGLAQEVRGRAFEPFVTTKAQGTGLGLYVVEALVRRMGGRVEIGDRAQGGTSVRVTLRPVDTGGGDR; this is translated from the coding sequence GTGAGGTCTAAGGGGGCGGGAGGCGGCGGCCTCGAGTCTCGCCTGCGACGGAGGGCCGGCGGAGGGCTGGCCATTGTGGCCGTCGCGGCGGCCGTGACGCTGGCGCTGGTGGTCACGGCCTGGCAGCGCCAGGTCCAGCAGATCCGCGAGGAGGTAGGCCGATACGCCCGCTCTGAAGGGCTGGCGGTGGCGCGGACCCTTCTGTACGACCTGGCGGCCGATCCATCCGTCCTCAAGGTCCACCTGCTGGAATCCCGGTTGCTCGAGCTGCGTGTCCCGCAGGGGGCGGCTCCCAACCCGGATCTCGTGGACTTGGTCCGGGCTCACCCGTCGCTTCCCGACACGCGCGTCTGGGAGATGGCGTCGGAGGCGGGGATTCCCGCGGCCCTCCCCGATGTGGAGGCCGCCCGGGCGCAGTGCTACCGGGAAGAAGTGGAGGCCACCCAGCGGTCGCTCCGGGAGGATCTGTCGGCCCGCATTTCCTTCTCCGAACACTTGCGGGGGGTCCGGCTCTCCTCCGCCGGCGGGATCATCGAGGTGGAGGCCGGAGAGCGCTGGGCGTGGGGGAGCGCTTCGCCGGAACAGGAGCCCGTCGTGGACCTTCCTGGCGACCGCGTCCTGGTGTCCCTTCCCCTCTACGTTCATGCCAAGAGATGGGGGCGCGCCGAACTCCTCATGGACCAGCGCCGGCTGGCCTCGCTCGCGGCGGAAACGGCGGCCACCTTTCGCTGGAGCCTGGCGGCCCTGATCGTCCTGCTGGGGGTCTTCGTCTGCTTCCTCGTGGCGGGCTGGTCTCTGTTGATCCGGGCCCTCCGCCTGGATGTGGTCCGCCCCGTGGCCGACCTGGCGGCGCGAATGGAGGGATGGGCCGGGACCGAAGGAGAGGGGGAGGCTTCCAGGCACTTTGACGAGCCGGCGCAACTTGCGGAAGTGTTCGAGCGGATGACGCTCAGGATCCGCGACCAGCAGGAGCAGCTCTTGCGGGTCCAGCGCCTGGCGCTCCTGGAAAGGCTCGGGGCGGCCCTCTCCCACGAGATCAACAACGCCCTGAATCCGGCGGTATTGAGGCTGGACGCCCTTTCCCTCGAAGCGCGCCCCCCCAGCCGGGAGGACGCCGAGGTCCTTCGGGGTTACCTGCGCGCGGCCCAACGGGTCCTTCGGGATTTTGCCTCCGCCACCCGCGGCGCCCCGGGTCCCGACCGCCCCGTGGAGCCGCGGGAATGGCTGGCCGCCGCGATTTCCCTCGTGAAACCGGCGGCGGAGCGAAAGGGAGTGGCCCTGGAGGCCCAGGGCGCGGAAAGCGGACCCGTCGTGCTCGGAGACGCCCAATCCCTGGTCCAGGTCACCGTCAACCTCCTGTTCAATGCGCTGGATGCGGTGCGGGCCGACGGCGGTCGCATCTGGGCGCGCTTCGAAATGAGCACCGGGGGAGAGCCGATGCTGGTCGTGGAGGACGACGGGCCCGGCCTGGCTCAGGAGGTGCGAGGCCGGGCCTTCGAACCCTTCGTCACGACGAAGGCCCAGGGGACCGGCCTGGGCCTGTACGTGGTGGAAGCTCTCGTGAGAA
- a CDS encoding PKD domain-containing protein, whose translation NDVVIRVLSPVTVAASATPSTVILGNSVTFTALASGGSGNYTIAWTFGDGTTGTGATANKTYTTIGTKNVTVTVTDNLLASNTTTQNLTVIVKPVPPQILSSKKLTEPFRIVLYGTNFQSGCTATINGTGVTVNFVSSGKIKLLNAKSLCPKGVPVTIVVTNPDTGVSNPYQFTR comes from the coding sequence GCAACGACGTGGTCATCCGCGTCCTCAGCCCGGTGACCGTCGCGGCCTCCGCCACGCCCAGCACCGTGATCCTCGGCAACTCCGTGACCTTCACGGCCCTCGCTTCGGGCGGCAGCGGCAACTACACCATCGCCTGGACCTTCGGCGACGGCACGACCGGCACGGGCGCCACGGCCAACAAGACCTACACCACGATCGGCACCAAGAACGTGACCGTGACCGTGACCGACAACCTGCTCGCCAGCAACACCACCACCCAGAACCTCACGGTCATCGTGAAGCCCGTTCCGCCGCAGATCCTGTCCTCGAAGAAGCTCACGGAGCCCTTCCGGATCGTGCTCTACGGGACGAACTTCCAGAGCGGCTGCACGGCGACCATCAACGGCACGGGCGTCACGGTGAATTTCGTGAGCAGCGGAAAGATCAAGCTGCTCAACGCCAAGAGCCTCTGCCCCAAGGGCGTGCCCGTCACCATCGTGGTCACGAACCCCGACACCGGCGTCTCCAACCCCTATCAGTTCACCAGGTAA